Proteins from a genomic interval of Channa argus isolate prfri chromosome 11, Channa argus male v1.0, whole genome shotgun sequence:
- the LOC137135769 gene encoding protein mono-ADP-ribosyltransferase PARP14-like isoform X1 → MENCSPLTVEGDWSPAQTKTVKNKLQLHFQSRKKSNGGDCRVEVEDGAPRAAVHFRSEEVRERVLACGNHEIIVDGQTIRLRLTSAARPINDDDLSDSKENETKESEVKAGNGAAAEQKGESVQRLAAVLEHVPDNMSGDVLCMLVENMSGLDESDYTLEMIPESKVAVITFNNSADVETFLTKSQTSTKIQKRGLGARPLEATKSIRVENLPPSAGEDFLELYFEKSWGQPDNIIMIPEEQAAIVTFSSPTVVERISRKEVVVMRSIPVKVYPYYESLGTALYGKDRPTWKMPEPFTEHISHAVWKFLLMKKLLETINDQMRPYFCSVNMDNADVKLSPLPSFLRQKDLTAENVESWKSTAQNAFCLKMSQYSAFECSTNASAWKAAETDVRSVVKEDAFLALDASRGALTVAGRADDIKRIRAPVENIVLKAINQIERQTNGISELVDLSPALFYILKQEGLKKAASDISPEMNISYSEDTQKLTITGLPGEVFQLKSWILERNMHMSKKQLNLSSSLLDFLKKVDPMDMSQDLFSSQGISAFYSIEPKGVFLIGSYDRVLADAESKLNTVLSSQTLDVEDQNVLKLPSWADLNQQLLDTYNSSKKRTVIVQIYPETRDKVSVAGFVNPVNEVSRGLKEFIVKYSHFQETLRVESCAVVQFIDKKKLKDYTSIAKTYDVTVHLDSQRPRISISGARLHVQKAKSCFQELISTFCTDAFTVDKPGAKKYFMSQGSLFLTSVMTELNCVVVLRPENQEDEEEEENCEEENGLCYCKVKTTSGVLVSVSKADICRFRVDAVVNAANEDLQHIGGLALALLKAAGPQLQKVSNDYVAKNGRLRPGDAITTDACNLSCKCIVHAVGPRFSDSDRRTAVSRLKMAVNQSLRQADVNNCSTIALPAISSGVFGFPVHLCAGTIAEAVREYCDSPQGPGSLTEIHLVDNNDNTISVLAAAVNRVFFDLGPTMSGGNQWDQDRRKSESPVGRQFRGRGRGGRRGAGVQGGQQGNRGGHTTPGGAGGPERMEQTTAEGLKIVLQKGNIQGQNTDVIVNTIADDMNLNQGAVSKALLEKAGPRLQSAVRFEAKATMLQSGDVIITTGFGLSCQKVFHAVCPNWDNGAGQAEKALIKIIRCCLEEAEKLNMKSLSFPAIGTGNLSFPRDLVCRVLLKEIHSYSGRSPRHLREVVIVVHPSDSQTVDCFTRGFKGQKNVQHEAQKFNNPPVLQSPGKSQQSSASFGPVSSPALGVYRMPMGQLTLEISSGDITKETSDAIINSSNPDFTLKSGVSKAILDSAGPAVELECAQILSSVAYQPALIVTSGGNLPSKNIVHIAGQKDPAKIKEIVSAVLNICEEHTFNSVSFPALGTGQGGANPSAVADAMVGAIVDFVRKKHPKFVRFVKILIFQTVMMTEFHKSMKSREGQGVEEKTLLTKIKDFFTGNWEDRSNTRDLVLEKEEFESTEFQLCADNNKDIRQAKKRITDLIVAEQAKRIIKDQYISELSQEDMEQLRSLQRELTVSIHLEKELGNQEPTIYLEGLTRDVFTAESVVRDIIRKVERRDNKKNQALMVMGLVEWQFQDSNGSLVPFDMITNLHLEEALTKKMNVKIEINNETYMADVMQRKAVSENGRKKVELLRKDLKDAAAGAPALPAHWDDMKGSLVKLFPVASGSREYQDVEKEVKKNGLGIQIISIERVQNQTLWQNYQIKKKELEKKNNHTNNERLLFHGTGPNAIDLINDKGFNRSYAGGAHGAAFGKGSYFAVDPAYSAQGYSKPDINGHKRMYLARVLVGDFTNGSGGIITPPQKNTGKAADLFDSVVDNTARPSMFIIFNDIQAYPEYLITFK, encoded by the exons ATGGAGAACTGCTCCCCGCTGACCGTGGAGGGGGACTGGAGTCCGGCTCAGACCAAAACCGTGAAgaacaaactgcagcttcactTCCAGAGCAGAAAGAAGTCAAACGGAGGAGACTGcagggtggaggtggaggacgGAGCCCCGAGAGCCGCGGTTCACTTCAGATCAGAGGAGG TGAGAGAGCGAGTCCTGGCCTGTGGAAACCATGAAATCATCGTGGACGGTCAAACCATCCGGTTACGTCTGACTTCTGCAGCA AGACCAATAAATGATGACGACCTCTCAG ATTCAAAGGAAAATGAGACTAAGGAGTCAGAAGTTAAAGCTGGAAATGGAGCTGCTGCAGAACAGAAAGGGG AGTCCGTTCAAAGACTCGCAGCAGTGTTGGAACACGTGCCGGACAACATGTCCGGAGATGTTCTGTGCATGCTGGTGGAGAACATGTCAGGGTTGGACGAGAGCGATTACACTCTGGAGATGATCCCAGAATCTAAAGTAGCTGTGATCACCTTCAACAACTCTGCAG ATGTGGAGACATTCCTCACTAAGAGTCAAACCAGCACTAAGATCCAGAAACGTGGACTCGGCGCTCGGCCTCTGGAGGCAACAAAGAGCATCAGAGTAGAGAATCTTCCTCCAAGTGCGGGTGAAG ATTTTTTGGAGCTGTATTTTGAGAAGAGCTGGGGTCAGCCAGACAATATCATCATGATACCAGAGGAACAGGCTGCCATTGTCACTTTCAGCAGCCCTACAG ttgtGGAAAGAATCAGCAGGAAAGAAGTCGTTGTGATGCGGTCCATCCCTGTCAAAGTGTATCCGTACTATGAGTCCTTGGGAACAGCCTTGTATGGCAAAGATCGACCAACATGGAAGATGCCGGAGCCGTTCACTGAGCACATTAGCCACGCTGTCTGGAAATTCCTCCTGATGAAGAAACTATTAGAAACCATCAATGATCAGATGCGTCCATACTTCTGCAGTGTGAACATGGATAACGCTGATGTGAAACTCAGCCCTCTCCCGAGCTTTTTGAGGCAGAAAGATCTGACTGCTGAAAATGTAGAGAGCTGGAAGAGCACTGCCCAAAATGCCTTTTGCCTGAAAATGTCTCAATATTCAGCCTTTGAATGTTCAACTAATGCATCTgcttggaaagcagcagagacagacgTCCGTTCAGTTGTCAAGGAAGATGCTTTCCTAGCACTAGATGCTTCCAGGGGGGCTCTGACAGTGGCCGGCCGAGCTGACGATATAAAACGAATCAGGGCTCCTGTAGAGAACATTGTTCTTAAAGCCATAAATCAGATTGAACGACAGACAAATGGTATCTCTGAGCTAGTGGATTTGTCCCCTGCACTGTTCTACATCCTGAAGCAGGAAGGGTTGAAGAAAGCAGCATCAGACATTTCCCCTGAGATGAACATCTCCTATAGTGAAGACACCCAGAAGTTAACCATTACTGGACTCCCTGGAGAGGTTTTCCAACTTAAATCATGGATCTTGGAGAGGAATATGCATATGAGTAAAAAACAGCTGAACTTGTCCTCGTCTCTTCTAGACTTTCTCAAGAAAGTGGATCCCATGGACATGTCACAAGACCTGTTCTCCTCCCAGGGGATCAGTGCCTTCTACAGCATTGAGCCTAAAGGAGTTTTCCTGATAGGGAGTTATGATCGTGTCCTCGCTGATGCAGAGAGTAAGCTGAACACAGTTTTGTCTTCGCAGACTCTGGATGTGGAAGACCAGAATGTCCTTAAACTACCCAGCTGGGCTGACCTGAACCAACAGCTGTTAGACACCTACAACTCCTCAAAGAAGAGAACAGTGATCGTTCAGATCTACCCAGAGACAAGAGACAAAGTATCGGTGGCTGGTTTTGTAAATCCAGTGAATGAAGTCAGCCGCGGTCTGAAAGAGTTCATTGTGAAATATTCACACTTTCAAGAAACCCTTCGTGTTGAGTCCTGTGCTGTTGTTCAGTTCATCGacaagaaaaaactgaaagattaCACCAGTATTGCTAAAACCTACGATGTGACAGTTCATCTTGATTCACAGAGGCCAAGAATCAGCATCAGTGGGGCTCGTCTTCATGTCCAGAAAGCTAAATCCTGCTTTCAGGAACTGATTAGTACTTTCTGTACTGACGCCTTCACTGTGGACAAGCCTGGAGCTAAGAAGTATTTCATGTCTCAGGGAAGTCTGTTCCTGACTTCAGTAATGACGGAGTTAAACTGTGTGGTTGTGCTTCGTCCAGAGAATCAAGAAgacgaggaggaagaagagaactGTGAGGAAGAAAATGGCCTGTGTTATTGCAAAGTAAAGACTACAAGTGGAGTTCTGGTTTCAGTCAGCAAGGCAGACATCTGTAGGTTCCGTGTTGATGCGGTGGTTAATGCAGCTAATGAGGATTTGCAGCACATTGGTGGCCTGGCTTTAGCGCTGCTCAAGGCTGCAGGACCACAGCTGCAGAAAGTCAGCAATGACTATGTTGCCAAAAATGGACGTCTACGTCCTGGCGACGCCATCACAACAGATGCGTGTAACCTGTCTTGCAAGTGCATTGTACATGCAGTTGGACCACGGTTCTCTGACTCTGATAGAAGAACAGCTGTATCACGTCTGAAAATGGCAGTTAATCAAAGTCTGAGACAAGCAGACGTGAACAACTGCTCCACCATCGCCCTGCCAGCGATCAGTTCAGGTGTGTTTGGTTTTCCTGTTCACCTCTGTGCTGGAACCATAGCTGAAGCAGTGCGGGAATACTGTGACAGTCCACAAGGTCCAGGATCGTTGACTGAGATTCACCTGGTGGACAACAATGATAACACCATCAGCGTCCTGGCTGCAGCTGTGAATAGAGTGTTCTTTGACCTTGGACCTACCATGTCAGG CGGAAACCAGTGGGACCAAGATCGTAGAAAGAGCGAGTCTCCTGTGGGTCGTCAGTTTAGAggacgaggaagaggaggaagaagaggagctgGAGTTCAGGGAGGCCAGCAGGGCAACAGAGGAGGCCACACCACACCTGGAGGAGCAGGAGG CCCAGAGAGGATGGAGCAAACCACAGCTGAGGGACTGAAGATTGTTCTCCAAAAGGGAAACATTCAGGGCCAGAAT ACTGATGTCATTGTCAACACCATCGCAGACGACATGAACCTGAACCAGGGAGCTGTTTCCAAAGCCCTGCTGGAGAAGGCGGGGCCCCGCCTGCAGTCAGCTGTTCGCTTTGAGGCCAAAGCCACCATGCTGCAGTCTGGTGATGTCATCATCACCACAGGCTTCGGGCTCTCGTGTCAGAAAGTTTTTCACGCTGTTTGTCCAAACTGGGACAATGGAGCAGGACAGGCAGAGAAG GCTTTAATAAAAATCATCAGATGTTGTCTGGAGGAGGCTGAGAAGCTGAACATGAAGTCATTGTCTTTCCCGGCCATTGGCACTGGAAACCTAAGCTTCCCCAGAGACCTGGTGTGCAGAGTCCTTCTGAAGGAGATCCACTCCTACAGTGGCAGAAGTCCTCGTCACCTGAGAGAGGTGGTCATTGTCGTCCACCCCAGTGACAGTCAAACTGTGGAT tgttttactagGGGGTTTAAAGGTCAGAAAAACGTCCAACATGAGGCACAGAAATTTAACAATCCACCAGTTCTGCAATCTCCGGGCAAATCACAGCAGTCCTCAG catCATTTGGTCCGGTATCGTCCCCCGCCCTCGGTGTTTACCGGATGCCAATGGGTCAGCTCACCCTTGAGATCTCATCAGGAGACATCACCAAGGAGACCAGTGATGCCATCATCAACTCATCCAATCCAGACTTTACCCTTAAATCAG GAGTGTCCAAAGCGATCTTAGACAGTGCTGGACCAGCAGTTGAGCTGGAGTGTGCGCAGATCT TGAGTTCTGTGGCTTACCAGCCTGCACTAATCGTGACATCAGGCGGGAATCTGCCCAGCAAAAACATCGTCCACATTGCCGGACAGAAGGATCCTGCAAAGATTAAGGAGATTGTTTCCGCGGTGCTGAACATCTGCGAGGAACACACGTTCAACTCCGTCTCTTTCCCTGCTCTGGGAACAG GTCAGGGAGGGGCCAACCCTTCAGCAGTAGCGGATGCCATGGTTGGAGCAATTGTGGACTTTGTGAGGAAGAAGCACCCAAAGTTTGTTCGCTTTGTGAAGATCCTGATCTTCCAGACGGTCATGATGACAGAGTTCCACAAGAGCATGAAGAGTAGAGAGGGACAAGGGGTGGAGGAGAAGACCCTCTTAACCAAGATCAAAG aCTTTTTTACAGGAAACTGGGAGGATCGGTCCAACACCAGGGACTTGGTTCTGGAGAAAGAGGAGTTTGAGTCAACAGAGTTTCAGCTGTGTGCTGACAACAACAAG GATATACGTCAGGCTAAGAAAAGGATTACAGACCTGATCGTGGCCGAGCAGGCGAAGAGGATCATCAAAGACCAGTACATCAGTGAGCTGTCACAGGAAGACATGGAGCAGCTGAGGTCCCTGCAGAGGGAACTGACGGTTAGCATCCATCTGGAGAAAGAGCTGGGGAACCAGGAGCCCACCATCTACCTGGAGGGCCTGACCAGGGACGTCTTCACCGCTGAGAGCGTAGTCAG GGACATCATCCGGAAGGTGGAGAGGAGAGACAACAAGAAGAACCAGGCTTTAATGGTGATGGGGCTGGTAGAGTGGCAGTTTCAAGACAGCAACGGGTCACTGGTGCCCTTTGACATGATCACCAACCTCCACCTCGAGGAGGCGCTGAcgaaaaaaatgaatgtgaagaTTGAGATCAACAACGAAACCTACATGGCCGACGTCATGCAGAGAAAAGCTGTTTCAGAAAATGGGCGTAAAAAGGTGGAGCTTCTGAGAAAGGACCTGAAGG ACGCCGCTGCCGGGGCCCCCGCTCTGCCTGCACACTGGGATGACATGAAAGGCAGCCTCGTGAAGCTGTTTCCTGTGGCTTCAGGATCGCGGGAATACCAAGATGTGGAGAAGGAAGTTAAAAAGAACGGGCTTGGTATTCAGATcatcagt ATTGAAAGGGTCCAAAATCAGACACTGTGGCAGAACTACCAGATCAAGAAGAAAGAGCTGGAGAAGAAGAACAACCACACAAACAATGAAAGGCTGCTCTTTCACGGCACTGGCCCAAACGCCATCGACCTCATCAATGATAAGGGCTTCAACCGCAGCTACGCAGGAGGAGCACATG gTGCAGCGTTCGGTAAAGGCTCTTACTTTGCTGTGGACCCGGCGTATTCAGCACAGGGCTACTCCAAGCCTGACATCAATGGCCACAAGCGCATGTATCTGGCCAGGGTCCTGGTTGGGGACTTCACCAACGGCAGTGGTGGCATTATCACCCCACCCCAAAAAAACACTGGGAAAGCTGCAGACCTCTTTGACAGCGTCGTTGATAACACTGCCAGGCCAAGCATGTTCATCATCTTCAACGACATCCAGGCGTACCCAGAATACCTGATCACGTTTAAATGA